One window of Cohnella hashimotonis genomic DNA carries:
- a CDS encoding TrkH family potassium uptake protein has product MFTWLVASPPRTLALGFALIIGLGSFLLQLPAASSAGVQTRYIDALFTATSATCVTGLVVVDTGDHYSMFGQIVILAMIQIGGLGFMSMATLFAIFLKRRISLKERLILQEALNQSSIEGIVRLVRRVVLYALSIEAAGALLFTACFLRDMSPGRAIYYGIFHAVSFFNNAGFDLMGSFRSLTAYAGDPWVNLIAMALIVTGGLGFVVLSDLTDLRGGRRLSLHSKVVLTMSGSLILFGAIVILAFEYSNPATMGPLKTGTKILSAFTQSVSPRTAGINTLNLADLRQATQFFIIILMFIGASPGSTGGGIKTTTFAALLGAVWAIIRGREDVVMFRYRLAQERVYKALTLTLLALALVLAATMILSTTEDHHFLMILFEVVSAFGTVGLSLGLTSDLTLFGKIVIMLMMFAGRLGPLTLGYALVPKRDKVLYREAEGKIIIG; this is encoded by the coding sequence ATGTTCACATGGCTGGTTGCCTCTCCTCCGCGGACGCTGGCGCTCGGCTTCGCCTTGATCATCGGCCTGGGCTCCTTCCTGCTGCAGCTGCCCGCCGCTTCGAGCGCCGGCGTGCAGACGCGATATATAGACGCGCTTTTCACGGCGACTTCCGCCACCTGCGTCACCGGCCTGGTCGTCGTCGACACCGGCGACCACTACTCCATGTTCGGTCAGATCGTCATCCTGGCGATGATCCAGATCGGAGGTCTCGGCTTCATGTCGATGGCGACGTTGTTCGCGATCTTCCTGAAGCGGCGCATCTCGCTCAAGGAACGGCTGATCCTCCAGGAGGCGCTCAATCAGAGCAGCATCGAAGGGATCGTACGGCTCGTCCGACGCGTCGTGCTGTATGCCCTGTCGATCGAAGCGGCAGGCGCTTTGCTGTTCACGGCTTGCTTCCTTAGAGATATGAGTCCGGGAAGAGCGATATACTACGGGATCTTTCATGCGGTCTCCTTTTTCAACAACGCGGGGTTCGATCTGATGGGAAGCTTCCGCAGCCTCACTGCCTATGCGGGCGATCCTTGGGTCAATCTGATCGCGATGGCGCTCATCGTGACGGGGGGCCTGGGCTTTGTGGTGCTCTCCGACTTGACGGACCTTCGAGGCGGCCGCAGGCTGTCCCTGCATTCCAAGGTCGTCCTGACCATGTCGGGATCGCTGATTCTGTTCGGCGCCATCGTTATTCTCGCATTCGAATACTCGAATCCCGCCACGATGGGACCGTTAAAAACGGGTACTAAGATTTTATCCGCATTTACGCAGTCGGTCAGTCCCCGCACCGCCGGGATCAATACGTTGAACCTTGCGGATTTGCGGCAGGCGACGCAGTTTTTCATCATCATCCTGATGTTCATCGGCGCGTCTCCGGGCTCGACGGGCGGCGGGATCAAGACGACGACGTTCGCGGCGCTGCTCGGCGCGGTATGGGCGATCATCCGCGGGCGCGAGGATGTCGTCATGTTCCGCTACCGTCTGGCGCAAGAGCGCGTATATAAAGCGTTGACGCTTACGCTTCTTGCCTTGGCGTTGGTGCTTGCGGCGACCATGATTCTGTCCACGACGGAAGACCATCACTTCCTCATGATCCTGTTCGAGGTCGTGTCCGCCTTCGGTACCGTCGGTTTGTCGCTGGGGCTCACGTCCGATCTGACCTTGTTCGGCAAGATCGTCATCATGCTTATGATGTTCGCGGGACGGCTCGGGCCTCTCACGCTCGGATATGCGCTCGTGCCGAAGAGGGACAAGGTGCTCTATAGGGAAGCGGAAGGCAAGATCATTATCGGATAA
- a CDS encoding LysR family transcriptional regulator has product MLEDMRVFATVVEQSSLNRAAERLNVTQPALSRRIARLERELGVDLFRRIGKRLELTAAGQFTYEFALELRRFHGDYLQRLNAFKTAEAPVATIGASLTTLQTTLPELITAMTEKHPNLEIKAVTGKTHEIATLVKERKVDFGLVASSVEDDPSITSTPLFDDTVVLVLPRSHFIVERTQLSMSDLNGLPMILFAPGTWYRNLTDELFRQYSVKPDVRMEIDSFEAIVRLLGASRAGTMLPKSYLRPQMLSDNDLYIVRIRELEEFKRTTSLIYGDLAWLAPSTRYLIEETIALFGRGSRQS; this is encoded by the coding sequence ATGCTGGAAGATATGAGAGTTTTCGCAACCGTCGTCGAGCAAAGCAGCTTGAACAGGGCGGCGGAACGGCTGAACGTCACGCAACCCGCACTGTCGCGCAGAATCGCGCGTCTGGAGCGTGAGCTCGGCGTCGACCTGTTCCGGCGCATCGGCAAGCGGCTCGAGCTGACCGCCGCCGGACAATTCACCTACGAGTTCGCCCTAGAGCTGCGCAGGTTCCACGGCGACTACCTGCAGCGGCTTAATGCATTCAAGACGGCCGAAGCGCCCGTCGCGACGATCGGCGCGAGCCTTACCACGCTGCAGACGACACTCCCCGAGCTGATTACCGCCATGACGGAAAAGCATCCGAATCTCGAGATCAAGGCCGTCACCGGCAAGACGCACGAGATCGCGACGCTCGTCAAAGAGCGAAAAGTCGACTTCGGACTCGTGGCTTCTTCGGTGGAGGACGATCCGTCGATTACGAGCACGCCGCTGTTCGACGATACAGTCGTGCTGGTGCTGCCTCGCTCGCATTTTATCGTAGAGCGGACACAGCTGTCCATGAGCGACCTGAACGGCCTCCCGATGATTCTGTTCGCGCCTGGCACCTGGTACCGCAACCTGACAGATGAGCTGTTTCGCCAATACAGCGTCAAGCCGGACGTCCGCATGGAGATCGACTCGTTCGAAGCAATCGTCCGTCTGCTCGGCGCGAGCCGCGCCGGCACGATGCTGCCGAAGTCGTACTTGCGCCCGCAAATGCTGAGCGATAACGATCTTTATATCGTCCGAATCCGGGAGCTCGAAGAGTTCAAGCGCACGACCTCCCTTATCTACGGCGATTTGGCATGGCTCGCACCCTCGACCCGCTATTTAATCGAAGAGACGATCGCCCTGTTCGGGAGGGGCAGCCGTCAGAGCTAG
- a CDS encoding polysaccharide deacetylase family protein — protein MLHRENWSRWLAALTVGLMLAGTALVPAEASGAASAGYAPAVTASASKGRKPASAPVSWSDLQRRYRGVFVLRASSSGGRRVALTFDDVPDSRYTPLVLNVLKRKRVRATFFVVGSRAAKHPGLLRRIVNEGHAVGNHTYSHPELPKLSLGQVRREIERTGATIRTTVGFEPAMIRPPYGDIRPAQLEWAKSRGYTVVNWDVDSQDWRQISAGVVLRNAIKGLRPGSIVLMHAGGGTGQNLFGTVNALPALIDQLRARGYELVTVPELLHIPERRPKRA, from the coding sequence ATGCTGCATCGTGAAAATTGGAGTCGGTGGCTGGCCGCGCTGACGGTCGGCCTGATGCTTGCCGGCACGGCGCTTGTGCCGGCGGAAGCGAGCGGCGCGGCCTCGGCAGGGTATGCGCCTGCCGTGACCGCGTCCGCATCCAAGGGGCGCAAGCCGGCATCTGCACCCGTGAGCTGGTCGGACCTGCAGCGCCGGTACAGGGGCGTATTCGTGCTGCGCGCCTCTTCGTCGGGCGGGCGGCGCGTAGCGCTGACTTTTGACGACGTGCCGGACTCGAGGTATACGCCGCTTGTGCTGAACGTGTTGAAACGCAAGCGCGTCCGCGCCACCTTCTTTGTCGTGGGGAGCCGGGCGGCCAAGCACCCCGGTCTGCTGCGAAGAATCGTGAACGAAGGCCATGCGGTGGGCAATCATACCTACTCGCATCCCGAGCTGCCTAAGCTTAGCCTGGGACAGGTCAGGCGGGAGATCGAGCGGACGGGGGCGACCATCCGGACGACGGTCGGCTTCGAGCCTGCGATGATCAGGCCGCCCTACGGCGACATCCGGCCCGCTCAGTTGGAATGGGCGAAGTCCCGGGGGTACACGGTGGTCAATTGGGACGTCGACTCGCAGGATTGGCGTCAGATTTCCGCCGGCGTCGTGCTGCGCAACGCGATCAAGGGGCTGCGCCCGGGGTCGATCGTTCTCATGCATGCGGGCGGCGGCACGGGGCAGAACTTGTTCGGCACGGTGAACGCCTTGCCGGCGCTCATCGATCAGCTCCGCGCCAGAGGCTACGAGCTGGTCACCGTGCCGGAGCTGCTGCATATTCCGGAGCGCAGGCCGAAGCGCGCTTGA
- a CDS encoding 3D domain-containing protein — translation MRFRLGMRAAALALGAALLLPAAASYAATAYTATDADTFWSLSKKFDVPLEKLMSFNTNVDPKNIYAGLKLSIPAPTTAAVTAKSVQSAAVLQSAKIVKTTSGDSLSYATAIQMKATAYSAAIEENAWGPVDYFGNALKLGTIAVDPKVIPLGTKVYITGYNADGLPVGGMYAVARDTGSAIKGNRIDIFVPGSRDKASSFGIQYVNLYVLN, via the coding sequence ATGCGTTTTCGTTTGGGAATGCGAGCCGCCGCGCTCGCGCTTGGGGCCGCCTTGCTGCTGCCCGCAGCCGCTTCGTACGCGGCCACGGCCTATACGGCCACGGATGCCGACACGTTCTGGTCGCTGTCCAAAAAGTTCGACGTGCCGCTGGAAAAGCTGATGAGCTTCAATACGAACGTCGATCCAAAAAACATATACGCCGGCCTGAAGCTCTCGATCCCGGCACCGACGACCGCGGCCGTGACCGCCAAGTCGGTCCAATCCGCCGCCGTCCTGCAATCCGCCAAGATCGTCAAGACAACATCGGGCGACTCGCTGTCGTACGCGACCGCCATTCAGATGAAGGCGACGGCCTACTCCGCCGCCATCGAGGAAAATGCCTGGGGGCCCGTCGATTACTTCGGCAACGCGCTGAAGCTGGGCACGATCGCCGTCGATCCCAAAGTGATCCCGCTCGGTACCAAAGTGTACATCACGGGCTACAACGCCGACGGACTGCCGGTCGGCGGCATGTATGCCGTCGCGCGCGATACGGGGAGCGCCATCAAGGGCAACCGCATCGATATCTTCGTGCCGGGATCGCGGGACAAGGCAAGCAGCTTCGGCATTCAATACGTCAATCTGTACGTGCTAAATTAG
- the uvrC gene encoding excinuclease ABC subunit UvrC, producing the protein MDVQANPPLPSREQAAEHIRNKLALLPDQPGCYLMKNADGVIIYVGKAKVLKNRVRSYFIGSHNGKTQRLVSEIRDFEYIVTGSNMEALILECNLIKEHMPRYNVLLKDDKSFPYIKITSEKHPKLEVVRRVLKDKGKYFGPYPNAFAAQETKKLLDRLYPLRKCNTLPDKVCLYYHLGQCVAPCEYPVEPSEYERMVAEVTRFLNGGHGDIKRELQRKMEAAAGELEFERAREYRDQIQAIESLMEKQKITMTDAKDRDVFGYAVDKGWMCVQILYMRQGKMIQRHVSVFPYYGEAYEDFMTYVAQYYSENPALPREVLLPVTPGEAAEAESAPAASEGAGVMAAAGKLNDALIERVAASADETESAEGDAEEEGAAQAGSEAASGTAADDESGGELGESLRSWLKIKVSVPKRGSKRHLVAMAADNAKVALEEKFRMIERDQERSVKASEGLAEWLGIPSAHRIEAFDNSNMQGASPVSAMVVFTDGKPDRKEYRKYNVRTVTGPDDYETMREVVRRRYERVLKEGLQLPDLIVIDGGRGQIGAAIDVLQNELGLFVPVCGLAKDAKHRTAQLLVGDPAEVVPLPRDSQEFYLLQRIQDEVHRFAITFHREKRGKSMIASKLDAIPGIGEKRRKQLLKHFGSLKAIREASVADFKAVSIGEALAARILATLKEEEGGESAENAVPSV; encoded by the coding sequence ATGGACGTCCAAGCCAATCCGCCGCTGCCGAGCCGCGAGCAGGCGGCCGAACATATACGCAACAAGCTTGCGCTGCTGCCGGACCAGCCGGGCTGCTACCTGATGAAAAACGCTGACGGCGTCATCATCTACGTCGGCAAAGCCAAGGTGCTTAAAAACCGGGTACGCTCCTACTTTATAGGCAGCCACAACGGGAAAACGCAAAGGCTCGTGAGCGAGATCCGCGATTTCGAGTACATCGTCACCGGCAGCAACATGGAGGCGCTCATCCTCGAGTGCAACCTGATCAAGGAGCATATGCCCCGGTACAATGTGCTACTGAAGGACGACAAGTCCTTTCCCTATATCAAGATCACCAGCGAGAAGCATCCTAAGCTCGAGGTCGTGCGCCGCGTGCTCAAGGACAAAGGGAAATACTTCGGGCCTTATCCGAACGCCTTTGCCGCGCAGGAGACCAAGAAGCTGCTAGACCGGCTGTACCCGCTGCGCAAGTGCAATACGCTGCCGGACAAAGTATGCCTGTACTACCATCTCGGACAGTGCGTCGCGCCGTGCGAATACCCGGTCGAGCCGTCCGAATACGAGCGAATGGTGGCCGAGGTGACGCGGTTTTTGAACGGTGGCCACGGCGATATCAAGCGGGAGCTGCAGCGCAAAATGGAGGCGGCCGCAGGCGAGCTTGAATTCGAGCGCGCGCGCGAGTACCGCGACCAGATCCAGGCGATCGAGTCGCTCATGGAAAAGCAGAAGATCACGATGACAGACGCCAAAGACCGCGACGTGTTCGGCTACGCCGTCGATAAAGGCTGGATGTGCGTGCAGATTCTTTACATGCGCCAGGGCAAGATGATCCAGCGGCACGTGTCCGTTTTCCCCTATTACGGGGAAGCCTACGAGGACTTCATGACCTATGTTGCCCAATATTATTCGGAAAATCCGGCTTTGCCGCGCGAAGTGCTGCTGCCGGTGACGCCCGGCGAAGCTGCGGAAGCGGAGAGCGCGCCGGCGGCGAGCGAGGGGGCTGGCGTCATGGCCGCCGCCGGCAAGCTGAACGACGCGCTGATCGAGCGGGTCGCGGCTTCGGCGGACGAGACGGAATCGGCCGAAGGCGATGCAGAGGAGGAGGGCGCGGCGCAAGCAGGTTCGGAGGCTGCCTCCGGTACCGCGGCCGACGACGAGTCGGGCGGCGAGCTCGGCGAATCGCTGCGCAGCTGGCTCAAGATCAAGGTGTCGGTGCCGAAGCGCGGCTCCAAGCGCCATCTCGTCGCGATGGCCGCCGACAACGCCAAGGTCGCGCTCGAGGAGAAGTTCCGCATGATCGAACGCGATCAGGAGCGCAGCGTCAAGGCGTCCGAGGGGCTCGCGGAGTGGCTGGGCATCCCGTCCGCGCACCGCATCGAGGCGTTCGACAACTCCAACATGCAGGGCGCGTCGCCCGTATCTGCCATGGTCGTTTTCACCGACGGCAAGCCCGACCGCAAGGAATACCGCAAGTACAACGTTCGTACCGTCACCGGGCCGGACGACTACGAGACGATGCGCGAGGTCGTGCGCAGGCGCTACGAGCGGGTGCTAAAGGAAGGGCTGCAATTGCCCGACCTGATCGTCATCGACGGCGGCAGAGGGCAGATCGGCGCGGCCATCGATGTCCTGCAGAATGAGCTGGGCTTGTTCGTGCCGGTGTGCGGCCTCGCCAAGGACGCCAAGCACCGCACGGCGCAGCTGCTCGTAGGCGATCCCGCCGAAGTCGTGCCGCTGCCGCGCGACAGCCAGGAGTTCTACCTGCTGCAGCGCATTCAGGACGAGGTGCACCGCTTCGCGATCACGTTCCACCGCGAGAAGCGGGGCAAGTCGATGATTGCGTCCAAGCTCGACGCCATCCCCGGCATCGGCGAGAAGCGCCGCAAGCAGCTGCTCAAGCACTTCGGCTCGCTCAAGGCGATTCGCGAGGCATCGGTCGCCGACTTCAAGGCGGTGTCGATCGGCGAAGCGCTGGCCGCGCGTATTTTGGCTACTTTGAAAGAGGAGGAGGGCGGGGAATCGGCGGAGAACGCGGTTCCTTCGGTCTAG
- a CDS encoding ABC transporter substrate-binding protein, translated as MLLLTVIASACGKNANEGASSTESAAPAAASVGTSAQSASPEASASSTATSTKKITDAKGREVEIPTDPKRVVYVGSDPGDLLALGVKPIGASLSVIGSQVAYGDRLQGIADVGYPANLEKVTAQNPDLIIFNDWDDQGLAPLEKIAPTVAISENGGFVRMREIAGVLGKETAADDYIAAYDAKVKQTKELLAQQGKQGRSATVLLMMGKVLYVMGHQGLSVSLYDALGYVPPAKVQALIDGDERFAEISVEVMSDYIGDELYILKDEEDETKAQAEALFTSSLWKSLPAVKNGQVHTMDSQWNFDDPVTRTMLLDELQGLNGSAG; from the coding sequence ATGCTGCTTTTGACTGTGATCGCGAGTGCATGCGGCAAAAATGCCAACGAAGGCGCGTCTTCGACCGAATCTGCAGCTCCGGCGGCAGCGTCGGTTGGGACGTCCGCGCAGTCGGCTTCACCGGAAGCATCAGCTTCGTCCACTGCCACGAGCACTAAAAAAATTACGGACGCCAAAGGCCGCGAGGTCGAAATTCCGACCGATCCGAAGCGAGTCGTGTACGTCGGCAGCGATCCGGGTGATCTGCTGGCGCTGGGCGTTAAGCCGATCGGCGCGAGCCTGAGCGTCATCGGCAGCCAGGTGGCGTACGGCGATAGGCTTCAAGGCATTGCGGACGTCGGTTATCCCGCCAACCTTGAGAAAGTAACGGCGCAAAATCCGGATCTTATTATTTTTAACGACTGGGACGATCAGGGGCTGGCTCCGCTGGAGAAAATCGCGCCGACCGTCGCCATTTCGGAAAACGGCGGTTTCGTGCGCATGCGCGAGATCGCCGGCGTGCTGGGCAAGGAAACGGCTGCGGACGATTATATCGCGGCATACGATGCGAAGGTGAAGCAGACGAAGGAACTGTTGGCGCAACAAGGCAAGCAGGGCCGGTCGGCTACCGTGCTGCTCATGATGGGCAAGGTGCTGTACGTCATGGGCCACCAAGGACTCTCCGTGTCTCTGTATGACGCGCTCGGGTATGTGCCGCCGGCTAAAGTGCAAGCGTTGATCGACGGCGACGAGCGGTTTGCCGAGATCTCGGTAGAGGTCATGTCGGACTACATCGGAGACGAGCTGTACATTTTAAAGGACGAGGAAGACGAAACCAAAGCGCAGGCGGAGGCGCTGTTCACGAGCAGCTTGTGGAAGTCGTTGCCTGCGGTCAAAAACGGCCAGGTGCACACGATGGATAGTCAATGGAATTTCGACGATCCGGTCACGCGGACGATGCTGCTGGATGAACTGCAAGGCTTGAACGGTTCCGCAGGCTGA
- a CDS encoding potassium channel family protein — protein MKMNQFVIIGLGRFGASIGKELIELGYEVLGVDRDEEKVQEMSGILTHAVIADATDEDTLRSIGARNFDCGVVAIGDDVQASILAAILLKELGVKKVVAKAVSELHGRVLERMDVDRVIYPERDMGIRVAHQLVSPNLLDYIELSDKYTIAELGVPACLAGKSIEETNPRGRYGCSIVALNKPKGMIVAPTATDTLAEGDVMVVIGTNEQIEAFQDAIGQ, from the coding sequence ATGAAAATGAACCAATTCGTAATTATCGGCCTCGGACGGTTCGGGGCCAGCATCGGCAAGGAATTGATCGAGCTGGGATACGAGGTGCTCGGCGTCGACCGGGACGAGGAGAAGGTGCAGGAGATGAGCGGCATCCTGACCCATGCGGTCATCGCGGACGCGACGGACGAGGATACGCTGCGCTCGATCGGCGCGCGCAACTTCGACTGCGGCGTCGTCGCGATCGGAGACGACGTGCAGGCGAGCATTCTGGCGGCCATCCTGCTCAAGGAGCTGGGCGTCAAGAAGGTCGTCGCCAAGGCGGTGTCCGAGCTGCACGGGCGCGTGCTCGAGCGGATGGACGTGGACCGCGTCATCTATCCGGAGCGGGACATGGGTATCCGCGTCGCGCACCAGCTCGTGTCGCCAAACCTGCTCGACTACATCGAGCTGTCGGACAAGTATACGATCGCGGAGCTGGGCGTGCCGGCCTGCCTCGCAGGCAAGTCGATCGAGGAGACCAATCCCCGCGGCCGTTACGGCTGCAGTATCGTAGCGCTCAACAAGCCGAAGGGCATGATCGTCGCGCCGACGGCGACGGATACGCTGGCCGAAGGAGACGTCATGGTCGTCATCGGCACGAACGAGCAGATCGAGGCGTTTCAGGACGCGATCGGCCAATAA
- a CDS encoding TrkH family potassium uptake protein, whose amino-acid sequence MLKKIIGWLYASPPRVLTIGFAFIIAVGALLLRLPISTVSGEPTPWLEAFFVSSSATCVTGLMRLDTIGYFSVFGRWVILVLVQLGGLGFMTMGTLFAFFAGRRLSLKDRLVLQEAMNQGSLEGIVRLVKRVLIYALCIEAVGALLFTFRFMHEMHFRQALYYGVFHSVSFFNNGGFDLFGNFRSMAGYVGDPYMNILAIALVVLGGVGFVVLSDLVELRTRRKLSYHSKVVLWVSAFLIVLGTVTILIFEYTNELTFGPLSFGDKVLAAALQSVSTRSAGVSTVDIGSLRDATQFAMVLLMFVGASPGSTGGGIKTTAFAVLAAAVWAMLRGRTDVVLLGLRVERAKVNRAITVTMLSLAIVITSVMILSITEEQAFLVILFEVMSAYATVGLSAGITGDLSAFGQVLIIVLMFIGRLGPLTMTYALGSKSGRTLYREAEGRIIIG is encoded by the coding sequence TTGCTTAAGAAAATCATCGGCTGGCTATATGCTTCCCCGCCGCGCGTGCTGACGATCGGTTTCGCCTTTATTATCGCCGTCGGCGCGCTGCTGCTCAGACTTCCGATCTCCACAGTGTCCGGCGAGCCGACGCCTTGGCTAGAAGCTTTTTTCGTCTCCAGCTCGGCTACCTGCGTGACGGGTCTAATGCGGCTTGATACGATTGGATACTTCTCCGTATTCGGCCGCTGGGTCATCCTTGTGCTCGTGCAGCTCGGCGGACTCGGCTTCATGACGATGGGCACGCTGTTCGCTTTTTTCGCCGGACGCCGCCTCTCGCTCAAGGATCGTCTCGTGCTGCAGGAAGCGATGAACCAGGGCAGCCTCGAGGGCATCGTTCGTCTCGTGAAGCGCGTCCTCATTTATGCGCTCTGCATCGAGGCGGTCGGCGCTCTGCTGTTTACCTTCCGGTTCATGCACGAGATGCATTTCAGGCAGGCGCTTTATTATGGCGTGTTCCACAGCGTTTCCTTTTTCAACAACGGCGGCTTCGATCTGTTCGGCAATTTCCGCAGCATGGCCGGGTACGTCGGTGATCCTTATATGAACATCCTTGCGATCGCGCTCGTCGTGCTCGGGGGCGTAGGCTTCGTCGTTTTATCCGACCTGGTGGAGCTGAGGACGCGACGAAAGCTGTCTTACCATTCCAAAGTCGTGCTCTGGGTATCGGCGTTTCTCATCGTGCTCGGCACTGTCACCATCCTGATCTTCGAATACACGAACGAGCTCACGTTCGGCCCGCTGTCGTTCGGAGACAAGGTGCTTGCGGCAGCGCTGCAGTCCGTATCCACCCGCTCCGCCGGCGTCAGCACCGTCGATATCGGCTCCTTGCGGGACGCGACGCAGTTTGCGATGGTGCTGCTCATGTTCGTCGGCGCCTCGCCAGGCTCCACCGGCGGCGGCATCAAGACGACTGCGTTCGCGGTGCTTGCGGCGGCTGTCTGGGCGATGCTTCGCGGCCGCACTGACGTCGTGCTGCTCGGACTGCGCGTCGAGCGGGCCAAAGTCAACCGCGCGATTACGGTTACGATGCTGTCGCTGGCGATCGTCATCACGTCCGTCATGATCCTCTCGATTACCGAGGAGCAGGCGTTTCTGGTCATACTTTTCGAAGTCATGTCCGCCTATGCGACGGTCGGATTGTCCGCCGGGATAACCGGTGACTTGTCGGCATTCGGCCAGGTTCTCATCATCGTCCTCATGTTCATCGGGCGTCTCGGCCCGCTGACGATGACGTACGCGCTGGGCTCCAAGTCCGGGCGCACGCTGTATCGCGAGGCGGAAGGCCGCATCATTATCGGGTAA
- a CDS encoding CPBP family intramembrane glutamic endopeptidase produces MRSSKWAVAAGIGLLIFLFMQVLPAIAPAMKGESKAIGRGEAKRIGLAYAAEHWGMDLGEGSDATITHVGDDRMAAYMTKHKLTDEYDRDWDARYPTDVYAVDIHAADGSVDRVSIHMETGKVVGWARVGDAMTDVDKAATGDVDARTAEAIAWLKTQPDYDASAWEPTGSLTPGGSVVLQSRKTGLSDAHVQLLVKPDKVLTYRYALPQAFADEIAKQRKIADKLSMTGFLLPQIVMFVLAVIYAAACRGWTSFKRGLFLSAAFFVMYAGFMFNLRPGLRASSVDMNAIASENNVSALLVTNVVILFIQALLTYFAAVGGDGLWRSLGRSLWPRWQDADYGSQIMTAMKQGYMLAVILLAAQAIVLTALGLMLGTYYGSDPSQSAYNMYYPWLLPLLAWCAGISEEIQTRFFGIGLVRKWLGVFIRSKPAGSHDASGSHIAVSRALTAIAVLPATAVWAFGHVGYAVFPWQTRFIELMIIGALFAWFMLRFGLLTVIFAHVVLDSTLMAVQMLSDGLSSDNLAGLVSVLLPAAVAMGIAWLHQRRKGGSASSAGFSR; encoded by the coding sequence TTGAGATCATCCAAATGGGCTGTCGCCGCCGGAATCGGCCTTCTTATCTTCCTGTTCATGCAAGTATTGCCGGCAATCGCGCCGGCTATGAAAGGCGAATCCAAAGCGATCGGCCGCGGGGAGGCGAAGCGGATCGGCCTTGCTTACGCCGCGGAGCACTGGGGGATGGATCTCGGCGAAGGGTCCGACGCGACGATTACGCATGTGGGCGACGACCGGATGGCGGCCTATATGACCAAGCACAAGCTGACCGACGAATACGACCGCGACTGGGATGCGCGCTATCCGACGGACGTATACGCGGTCGATATCCATGCGGCCGACGGCAGCGTTGACCGCGTTTCCATCCACATGGAGACGGGCAAGGTCGTCGGCTGGGCGCGCGTCGGCGATGCCATGACCGATGTGGACAAAGCGGCCACAGGCGACGTTGACGCGCGGACAGCCGAAGCGATCGCGTGGCTGAAGACGCAGCCGGACTACGACGCCTCGGCCTGGGAGCCCACCGGCAGCCTGACGCCGGGCGGGTCGGTCGTTCTGCAGAGCCGCAAGACCGGCTTGTCGGATGCGCATGTGCAGCTGCTCGTAAAGCCCGACAAGGTGCTTACTTACCGGTACGCGCTGCCCCAGGCATTCGCGGACGAAATTGCGAAGCAGCGCAAAATCGCCGACAAGCTGTCCATGACCGGCTTCCTGCTGCCGCAGATCGTCATGTTCGTGCTCGCCGTTATTTACGCCGCGGCCTGCAGGGGATGGACGTCGTTCAAACGCGGGCTGTTCTTGTCCGCAGCCTTCTTTGTCATGTATGCGGGTTTTATGTTCAACCTGCGCCCGGGACTGCGGGCATCATCCGTTGACATGAATGCGATCGCCTCGGAAAACAACGTGTCGGCGCTGCTCGTTACGAATGTCGTCATTCTGTTTATTCAGGCGCTGCTCACGTACTTCGCCGCCGTCGGCGGCGACGGCCTGTGGCGCTCGCTGGGCCGCTCGCTCTGGCCGCGCTGGCAGGACGCGGATTACGGCAGCCAGATCATGACCGCCATGAAGCAGGGCTATATGCTCGCCGTCATCTTGCTTGCCGCCCAGGCGATCGTTTTGACGGCGCTTGGCTTGATGCTCGGCACCTATTACGGCTCCGATCCGAGCCAATCCGCCTACAATATGTATTATCCTTGGCTGCTTCCCTTGCTTGCTTGGTGCGCCGGCATCTCGGAGGAGATCCAGACTCGCTTTTTCGGCATCGGCCTTGTACGCAAATGGCTCGGCGTTTTCATCAGATCCAAACCGGCAGGCTCGCACGACGCTTCAGGCTCCCATATCGCGGTTTCCAGAGCGCTGACGGCAATCGCCGTTCTGCCCGCGACCGCCGTATGGGCGTTCGGCCACGTCGGCTATGCCGTTTTTCCGTGGCAGACCCGCTTCATCGAGCTCATGATTATCGGCGCCCTGTTCGCCTGGTTTATGCTGCGATTCGGCCTGCTAACCGTTATATTCGCCCACGTCGTTCTCGATTCTACCCTGATGGCCGTCCAGATGCTGTCCGACGGGCTGTCGTCCGACAATCTCGCAGGCTTGGTCAGCGTTCTCCTGCCGGCTGCCGTCGCAATGGGGATCGCCTGGCTTCACCAACGGAGAAAGGGCGGATCGGCTTCGTCCGCAGGCTTCTCTCGTTAG
- a CDS encoding YqzM family protein — protein MDNYVQDPRQHVNEEPRDDLQDLVFGFGGMFGFMFLVFLIAVIIKQVIS, from the coding sequence ATGGACAATTATGTACAAGATCCGCGCCAGCACGTGAACGAAGAACCCCGCGACGACTTGCAGGATCTCGTATTCGGATTCGGCGGCATGTTCGGCTTCATGTTCCTCGTGTTCCTGATCGCCGTGATCATCAAGCAAGTAATTTCCTGA